A DNA window from Undibacterium sp. YM2 contains the following coding sequences:
- a CDS encoding acetyl/propionyl/methylcrotonyl-CoA carboxylase subunit alpha: MFTKILIANRGEIACRVAATARRMGIKTVAVYSEADANAKHVAVCDEAVLIGPAAAKESYLRADKIIEVALATGAQAIHPGYGFLSENSEFAEACAKNGIAFIGPPASAIEAMGSKSAAKSLMEKANVPLVPGYHGDNQDADFLHTEADRIGYPVLLKASAGGGGKGMRVIEKSADFKDALASCKREAINSFGDDKVLAEKYLQRPRHIEIQVFADTHGNCVYLFERDCSVQRRHQKVLEEAPAPGMTAERRAAMGDAAVAAAKAVGYVGAGTVEFIANQDGSFYFMEMNTRLQVEHPVTEMITGTDLVEWQLRVAAGEKLPLQQSELQIHGHAIEARVYAENPEKGFLPSIGTLRHARTPVAVNFELGGAADPAAFRIDSGVREGDTISPFYDPMIAKMIVWGKDRKEALARMAQALTQYQIVGLSSNIAFLSRLVTSTAFSGPDLDTGLIERNQAELFPAPVAANLTMLALAVVSLLNSEKSTKGSNSDPWQSSHGWRMNSLMQRSLQFTEEEQTHDVQVTYLADGWQVQAGAATAQVRLALAHENDIVIKIADQTVAATVVRDGEHFHVFSQGKHTDLHYIDALAHAGEAEAEAGRLTAPMPGKIVAVLVNKAQEVKKGDALLIMEAMKMEHTISAPHDGVIDEVLYAIGDQVTEGAQLLAFQQ; the protein is encoded by the coding sequence ATGTTTACCAAAATCCTTATCGCCAACCGTGGCGAAATTGCTTGCCGTGTTGCTGCTACCGCACGCCGCATGGGCATCAAGACTGTCGCTGTGTATTCCGAAGCCGATGCCAATGCCAAGCATGTCGCGGTTTGTGATGAGGCAGTCTTGATAGGCCCGGCCGCCGCCAAAGAGAGTTATCTGCGTGCCGACAAGATCATAGAAGTCGCATTGGCAACTGGCGCGCAGGCGATACATCCTGGCTATGGCTTCCTGTCAGAAAACAGTGAATTTGCTGAAGCCTGTGCCAAGAATGGCATTGCCTTCATAGGCCCGCCAGCCTCGGCGATAGAAGCCATGGGCAGCAAGTCTGCGGCAAAATCCCTGATGGAAAAAGCCAATGTGCCGCTGGTACCTGGCTACCATGGTGATAACCAGGATGCTGATTTTTTGCATACCGAGGCTGACCGCATCGGTTACCCGGTTTTGCTGAAAGCCAGTGCAGGTGGTGGTGGCAAGGGCATGCGTGTTATCGAAAAATCGGCAGACTTCAAGGATGCACTGGCATCCTGCAAGCGCGAAGCCATCAACTCTTTTGGCGATGACAAAGTGCTGGCAGAAAAATACCTGCAAAGACCACGTCATATAGAAATACAGGTGTTTGCTGATACCCACGGCAATTGCGTCTACCTGTTTGAACGCGATTGCTCGGTACAGCGCCGCCATCAAAAAGTTTTGGAAGAAGCACCGGCGCCCGGCATGACCGCAGAACGCCGCGCCGCCATGGGCGATGCTGCCGTGGCTGCGGCAAAAGCAGTTGGCTATGTTGGTGCCGGCACGGTGGAATTCATCGCCAACCAGGATGGTTCTTTCTATTTCATGGAAATGAATACCCGTCTGCAGGTTGAACATCCGGTGACAGAAATGATCACCGGTACTGATCTGGTGGAATGGCAATTGCGTGTTGCTGCCGGTGAAAAACTGCCGCTGCAACAGAGTGAATTACAGATCCATGGTCATGCGATTGAAGCACGCGTGTATGCAGAAAATCCTGAAAAAGGTTTCCTGCCATCGATAGGTACTTTGCGTCATGCACGCACCCCTGTTGCTGTGAATTTCGAACTCGGTGGCGCGGCTGATCCGGCAGCTTTCCGTATCGATAGTGGTGTGCGTGAAGGCGATACGATTTCACCTTTCTATGACCCCATGATCGCCAAGATGATAGTCTGGGGCAAGGACAGGAAAGAAGCGCTGGCCCGCATGGCGCAGGCGCTGACGCAATACCAGATCGTCGGCCTGAGCAGCAATATCGCTTTCCTGTCACGCCTGGTCACCAGTACGGCTTTTTCTGGTCCTGATCTGGATACTGGCCTGATAGAACGTAATCAGGCAGAGCTGTTCCCTGCACCGGTAGCCGCCAACCTGACGATGCTGGCGCTGGCGGTTGTGTCACTGCTGAATTCAGAAAAATCTACAAAGGGTAGTAACAGCGACCCATGGCAATCCAGCCACGGCTGGCGCATGAATAGCCTCATGCAACGAAGCCTGCAATTCACGGAAGAAGAGCAGACGCATGATGTGCAGGTGACTTATCTGGCTGATGGCTGGCAAGTGCAGGCCGGTGCGGCAACAGCACAAGTCAGGCTGGCACTCGCGCATGAAAATGATATCGTCATCAAAATTGCAGACCAGACCGTGGCTGCCACCGTGGTGCGCGATGGTGAGCATTTCCATGTCTTCAGCCAGGGTAAGCACACTGACCTGCATTACATAGATGCGCTGGCGCATGCCGGTGAAGCCGAGGCTGAAGCTGGCCGCCTGACAGCGCCCATGCCAGGCAAGATCGTTGCCGTGCTCGTCAACAAGGCACAGGAAGTGAAGAAGGGCGATGCCCTGCTGATCATGGAAGCGATGAAGATGGAGCACACGATCTCTGCACCGCATGATGGTGTCATTGATGAAGTCTTGTATGCGATTGGTGATCAGGTGACTGAAGGGGCGCAGTTGCTGGCTTTCCAGCAGTGA